DNA from Candidatus Stygibacter australis:
ACCAAAGCAATTCAGACTATAAATACGGAGAAGATTATGAAAGAAGTATTCAAATATGATATAGCCATTATTGGCTCAGGCCCAGCGGGACTAAGTGCAGCAATCTATGCAGCTCGAGGAGGTTTGAAACCAATAGTTTTTGAAAAAGGAGTCTTTGGCGGTCAAATCACAGTAACCCAGGAAGTGGAAAATTACCCGGGGTTTCATAAGACATTGACTGGCAGTGAATTAATGGAAGAGATGCGGAAGCATGCCGATAAATTTGGAGCTGAGATATGTGAAGAGGAAGTGAAAGGAATTGGTATGCAGGGACTCTGCAAGATTGTGGAAACCAATAAGAAAATATATCATGCAAAAACCCTGATCATTGCCACCGGAGCCCATCCCCGTAAGCTGAATGTGCCAGGGGAGGATAAATTTTATGGTAAGGGCGTATCCTATTGTGCTACCTGCGACGGCTTTTTTTATAGGGATAAAGTAGTAGCAGTAGTTGGTGGTGGAGATTCGGCAATAGAAGAAGCCATGTTCTTGACCAGATTCGTAAAAAAAGTGTATGTGATCCATCGTCGTGATGAATTACGCGCAGTGCAGATCATTCAGGACAGAGCATTTGCTAATCCTAAAATCGAATTCATCTGGAATTCCGAGATTCAGGAAATATTTGGCAGGGATTTTGTGGAATCAATCACAGTATTTAATAAATCAGAAGGTAAACATCGTGATATAAAAGTGGATGGGATATTTGTGTACGTGGGAATTTTGCCTAATAATGAATTGATAGAATCGCGAGTAGCTCTTGATGAGCAGGGTTTTGCCCTTGTAGATGAGAGTATGCAGACGAATATTCCAGGGATTTTTGCAGCAGGAGATATAGTGAGTAAAAAACTGCGTCAAGTGATTACGGCAGCTTCTGATGGTGCTATTGCTGCCTGGTCAGCAGAAAAATGGATCACTGTCAATCAGGAAGATGAAAATACTGACCTGAAAACCTGCGAACTACCTAAATAGCGATAGATAGAAATTATAAAAAGCCCCGTAAAAAGCGGGGCATTTTTTTATCAAACTCTGTAAGTTAGACTTTATCGTACTTTTCG
Protein-coding regions in this window:
- the trxB gene encoding thioredoxin-disulfide reductase encodes the protein MKEVFKYDIAIIGSGPAGLSAAIYAARGGLKPIVFEKGVFGGQITVTQEVENYPGFHKTLTGSELMEEMRKHADKFGAEICEEEVKGIGMQGLCKIVETNKKIYHAKTLIIATGAHPRKLNVPGEDKFYGKGVSYCATCDGFFYRDKVVAVVGGGDSAIEEAMFLTRFVKKVYVIHRRDELRAVQIIQDRAFANPKIEFIWNSEIQEIFGRDFVESITVFNKSEGKHRDIKVDGIFVYVGILPNNELIESRVALDEQGFALVDESMQTNIPGIFAAGDIVSKKLRQVITAASDGAIAAWSAEKWITVNQEDENTDLKTCELPK